The Acidobacteriota bacterium genome includes a region encoding these proteins:
- a CDS encoding PSD1 domain-containing protein — protein sequence MMIRKHRRLALCISTLPLLMFLTFGTKARLIQQPTQAAALSQQAYRILQQNCFGCHGAARTSELDLRTAEGILAGGENGKVIVPGDAQASRLFQFITQQEKPTMPPGKKLSDADIEALRRWIAAGAPFDGFAPMVAETAKTEKLPERPFTAAERGFWAFQAPKQITPPRAALASWNRNPPNPIDAFLFAAMKAKGVQPSPRADRRTLIRRAYLDLTGLPPAPEEVEAFVNDKAASDEAAYEKLIDRLLASPHYGERWARHWLDLVRYADSGGFEFDVDRPDGWRYRDYVVKAFNNDKPYDQFIREQLAGDEYALDSDDAMIATGFLRLGPEGGGGGERGRQDALDDVITTSSLTFMGLTVGCARCHDHKFDPIRQTDFYRIQAVFAPTRPVNHPLVAADVVAAHRAETQRIEAQQRPLKKAKAELEAPYLKILVEEFVSRLPDYMQTAWRTPDDKRTPGQRLNVQQIKKTLEDDSLAQKLTEKDIVARMSAVDKQKQQDLVAQIKTLDKQKPKPYATARAIGEGGPNPAPTYFLHRGNFDSKGPAMTPGVLSIVGDYEFPVPPANAKSSWRRRGLAEWLTNKQNPLTARVMVNRLWQHHFGEGIVRTPSNFGKMGELPSHPELLDWLALEFMNADFGMRNAESKTNPQSKGWSVKQMHRLMMTSQAYQMASNDIAANVVLDPENRLFWRMPRVRLEAEIIRDSILAVAGNLDRTLGGPCIYPYIDPKLFQSSTKRTWPGKPDDDPATWRRSLYVYSKRSIRYPLFETFDQPNLINSCERRNRSTIAPQALLLMNNSFVLVEARKFAERLRTEAGADVQRQVERAYQLALGRAPSEFERTKSIAFMQGNPNGLAEFCQALFNLNEFVYWQ from the coding sequence ATGATGATTCGCAAACATCGAAGATTAGCGCTGTGCATAAGTACCCTGCCGCTGCTGATGTTCCTGACTTTTGGCACCAAAGCCAGACTGATACAGCAACCAACGCAAGCAGCGGCGCTTTCGCAACAAGCCTACAGAATCTTGCAACAAAACTGCTTCGGCTGTCACGGCGCGGCGCGCACGTCAGAGCTTGATCTACGCACGGCAGAAGGCATCCTTGCGGGCGGTGAAAATGGCAAAGTGATTGTCCCCGGCGATGCGCAAGCAAGCCGTTTGTTTCAATTCATCACGCAGCAGGAAAAGCCAACGATGCCGCCGGGCAAGAAGTTGAGCGATGCCGACATCGAAGCGTTACGGCGTTGGATTGCCGCAGGCGCGCCGTTCGACGGCTTTGCGCCGATGGTGGCGGAAACAGCCAAAACAGAAAAGTTGCCGGAACGCCCGTTCACCGCAGCGGAACGCGGCTTCTGGGCATTTCAAGCACCAAAGCAAATCACACCACCGCGCGCCGCGCTTGCCAGTTGGAATCGCAATCCGCCGAATCCTATTGATGCGTTTCTGTTCGCCGCGATGAAAGCGAAAGGCGTGCAGCCTTCGCCACGCGCAGATCGCCGCACATTGATTCGCCGCGCGTACCTTGATTTGACGGGCTTGCCGCCTGCGCCGGAAGAAGTAGAAGCGTTTGTGAATGATAAAGCGGCATCAGACGAAGCCGCTTACGAAAAGCTGATTGACCGTTTGCTTGCCAGTCCGCATTACGGCGAACGTTGGGCGCGCCATTGGCTTGATCTGGTGCGCTATGCTGATTCGGGCGGGTTTGAGTTTGATGTGGATCGGCCTGACGGCTGGCGCTATCGCGATTACGTCGTCAAGGCGTTCAATAACGACAAGCCTTACGATCAATTTATTCGTGAACAGTTGGCGGGCGATGAATATGCACTGGATTCAGATGACGCGATGATTGCGACAGGTTTCCTGCGGCTCGGTCCCGAAGGCGGAGGCGGTGGCGAACGCGGACGGCAGGATGCGCTGGACGATGTGATTACGACGAGTTCGCTGACCTTTATGGGGCTGACGGTGGGCTGTGCGCGCTGCCACGATCACAAGTTCGATCCGATTCGGCAAACGGATTTCTATCGCATTCAAGCGGTGTTCGCGCCGACGCGTCCGGTTAATCATCCGCTGGTTGCAGCCGATGTCGTCGCCGCGCATCGCGCGGAAACGCAGCGCATCGAAGCGCAGCAACGACCGCTCAAGAAAGCCAAAGCCGAGCTTGAAGCGCCGTACTTAAAAATTCTTGTCGAAGAGTTTGTCAGCCGCTTGCCCGACTACATGCAAACTGCCTGGCGCACGCCGGATGACAAGCGCACACCGGGGCAGCGGCTTAATGTGCAACAAATTAAAAAGACGCTCGAAGATGATTCGCTCGCACAGAAACTGACCGAGAAAGACATCGTCGCGCGGATGTCGGCGGTAGATAAACAAAAGCAGCAAGATTTAGTCGCGCAAATCAAAACGCTCGACAAACAAAAGCCGAAGCCATACGCAACCGCGCGCGCCATTGGTGAAGGTGGGCCAAATCCTGCGCCAACGTATTTCCTGCATCGTGGCAACTTCGATTCTAAAGGCCCCGCAATGACGCCGGGCGTGTTGTCAATCGTGGGCGACTATGAATTCCCGGTGCCACCTGCCAATGCGAAATCAAGTTGGCGGCGGCGCGGCTTGGCCGAATGGCTGACGAACAAACAGAATCCGTTGACTGCGCGCGTAATGGTCAATCGGCTCTGGCAGCATCATTTTGGCGAAGGCATCGTGCGCACGCCCAGCAACTTCGGCAAGATGGGCGAATTACCTTCGCATCCTGAATTGCTGGATTGGCTGGCACTTGAATTTATGAATGCGGATTTCGGAATGCGGAATGCGGAATCCAAAACCAATCCGCAATCGAAAGGCTGGAGCGTGAAGCAGATGCACCGCCTGATGATGACTTCGCAGGCTTATCAAATGGCGAGCAACGACATTGCCGCCAACGTGGTGCTTGATCCTGAGAACCGGTTGTTCTGGCGGATGCCGCGCGTGCGGCTCGAAGCTGAAATCATCCGTGATTCGATCTTGGCGGTGGCAGGCAATTTGGATCGCACGTTGGGCGGCCCGTGCATTTATCCGTACATTGATCCGAAGCTGTTTCAATCGAGCACGAAACGCACGTGGCCGGGCAAGCCGGATGACGATCCGGCGACGTGGCGGCGCAGTTTGTACGTGTATTCCAAGCGCAGCATTCGCTATCCGTTGTTCGAGACGTTCGATCAACCGAACCTCATCAATTCGTGCGAACGCCGCAACCGCTCCACCATTGCGCCGCAAGCCTTGCTGCTGATGAATAACAGCTTTGTGTTGGTCGAAGCGCGGAAGTTTGCCGAACGCTTGCGCACGGAAGCGGGTGCGGATGTGCAACGCCAAGTCGAGCGCGCCTATCAATTGGCATTGGGCCGTGCGCCGAGCGAGTTTGAGCGCACGAAGTCCATCGCATTTATGCAAGGCAATCCGAATGGGTTGGCGGAATTTTGTCAGGCGTTATTCAACCTGAATGAGTTTGTATACTGGCAGTGA
- a CDS encoding DUF433 domain-containing protein, with product MELLNRITTDPEICHGKPVIRGLRYPVEVILELLSSGMTTEEILDDYDDLEREDILAVLAYAARLSQIKRIEPVLV from the coding sequence ATGGAACTACTAAACCGCATTACAACTGACCCTGAAATCTGCCACGGCAAGCCCGTTATTCGCGGCTTACGTTACCCGGTGGAAGTCATTCTGGAGTTACTTAGCTCTGGCATGACGACGGAAGAGATTTTGGATGATTACGACGACCTGGAACGCGAAGACATCCTGGCGGTGCTGGCGTATGCCGCCCGGCTGAGCCAAATCAAGCGCATCGAACCCGTGCTGGTATGA
- a CDS encoding DUF5615 family PIN-like protein → MKFIVDAHLPRRLAYLLHQAGHDAIHTKELSLGNRTPDSTINLICAQEQRVVITKDSDFVDSFLLRQEPPKLLLVSTGNIRNADLLAIFHANLEQIVEGFDVFDFIEINRTDVIYHL, encoded by the coding sequence ATGAAGTTCATCGTTGACGCCCATCTGCCGCGACGGTTGGCTTACTTGCTACATCAAGCAGGCCACGATGCGATCCACACGAAGGAGTTGTCGCTGGGCAATCGCACGCCTGACTCGACCATTAACCTGATCTGCGCCCAAGAGCAGCGCGTAGTCATCACGAAAGATTCCGATTTTGTTGACTCGTTCTTGCTGCGCCAAGAACCGCCGAAGCTGTTACTGGTTTCAACCGGCAACATCCGCAATGCCGACTTGCTGGCAATCTTTCACGCCAATCTTGAGCAGATCGTCGAAGGCTTTGATGTTTTTGATTTCATCGAAATCAATCGTACCGATGTGATTTATCACCTGTAA
- a CDS encoding TonB-dependent receptor has protein sequence MKPHAKSSQTAFILLRTVGLLAILLLTSFNAQAQLRIVGAISGTVQDPTGAVVPNAKVTLRDEKTGISRNVTSTERGTFLFPDLAVGTYEVSVAADGFQKSVVPNIGVSTSQTTDVRVNLTVGAASETVTIEGGGFQGLETSSQLVASSINNDTITKLPVASRSNVLALARLAPGISPAIGGGNSGRFNNLSGGAVNVTVDGINDASNGFKSGGTVFFATVPVRLGAVEEVTVETGGLGADSGAQSGANIKFTTRRGGSRYHGSAFYEPRSEQFNANSWTRNAQGLPRVYNRNHDYGGNFGGPLVPFGRLKEKLFFFANFERNYAPITTARTVTVLTPDAQKGNYTYVVSGTTNQLRTVNVLDLAAARGLRTTLDPVAQSILNINNQIPKYANAIADTDLNRDTYTWNAENNNYAYFPATRLDYFVTPKQQVTFTWNYRHNWQAGERRLPIPDIQRTNPFRLGYFVYAGALQSTFTPQTFNEFRYGVQHSGDTNARDEYGPYYTFSNKPLRIGATLPFGPTVPFIDQGNTTGRHFITTMYDTMTMNRGQHTITVGGSYRKTTWNDVAVIYQVPTYATGTPSGDPLGVANAYTTTTLPGINNTELANPLALYNLLTGRVASSSFTRVVNPETLQYDGKQEQNYTWTNSAMGGFYGQDRWRIRPSLTLNYGLRWEIQGPMKDGKGIVAVPDLASVYGPSTKLFTPGALSGNNNPTLEAGRLAFKTDWKNFAPNLGFAWNPNKTEGLLGKLFGGQKTVLRGSYSMIVYDEGTQFFAQNLGTNAGKTIAATQLIPGTPGATNLPAFYTLNDIVNNPLTVNAFAFATTEYKKTINQADQTFARTISGIDPNLRAPYTVNWSFGIQRELWKNNVLEIRYVGNQSKLAWRTSNLNEVNIFENGFLNEFKNAQKNLQINQAAGVASFQNLNRAGQVALPIFDAAFGARGGLAAIAAASGYTSTAFITNLQNGEAGALANTLATSQNYVCRMFGSSFSPCARVLPTANTPGPYPINFFLLNPFVAGRLNYVDNGGWHNYNGLQIQFKQRFGQSLNWATNYTFSKSLTNLAADSANQGLDYVTLRDPGLSRRLSQFDLRHVIQTYGTYDLPIGRGRLIPLNNRLLDTLVGGWTLGSVFVFNTGAPIQLSGGTFQTVNQNGGASPSAMLNGVRLAPGVTLEQIQKLFNAERTRLTGRAGTTDLQRLAVDASLIGPDGRANPQYLLPNTTPGEFGQLLFLRDKNTFQWDASITKTFKIVEKVRFELFGGLNNVLNHPRWGFPDTNVFSTTFGVVGAPGGNRSINLRGTLSF, from the coding sequence ATGAAACCGCACGCGAAATCATCACAGACAGCTTTCATTTTGCTCAGAACCGTTGGGTTGCTGGCCATCTTGCTTTTGACTTCTTTCAACGCGCAGGCGCAGTTGCGCATTGTGGGGGCGATTTCTGGCACGGTGCAGGACCCGACCGGCGCGGTCGTCCCCAATGCCAAAGTGACACTGCGTGACGAAAAGACTGGCATCAGCCGCAATGTGACTTCGACCGAACGCGGGACATTTCTCTTTCCTGATTTGGCGGTGGGCACGTATGAGGTCAGCGTGGCGGCAGACGGCTTTCAAAAATCGGTCGTCCCCAACATCGGCGTTTCAACCAGCCAAACGACCGACGTGCGCGTCAATTTGACGGTGGGCGCGGCTTCGGAGACTGTAACCATCGAAGGGGGCGGCTTCCAGGGCCTGGAAACCTCTTCGCAATTGGTGGCTAGTTCCATCAACAACGATACGATTACCAAGTTACCCGTCGCCAGTCGCAGCAATGTGTTGGCACTGGCCCGGCTGGCGCCTGGCATCTCGCCGGCTATCGGCGGTGGCAATTCGGGACGCTTCAACAATCTGTCGGGGGGCGCGGTCAACGTCACAGTGGACGGCATCAACGACGCCTCCAATGGTTTTAAGAGCGGCGGCACTGTCTTCTTTGCCACGGTGCCGGTGCGCTTGGGCGCGGTCGAAGAAGTCACGGTCGAAACGGGTGGCCTCGGTGCTGATTCGGGCGCGCAGAGCGGCGCGAATATCAAATTCACCACGCGACGCGGCGGCAGCCGCTACCACGGCAGCGCTTTTTATGAACCGCGCAGCGAGCAGTTCAACGCCAATAGCTGGACGCGCAATGCGCAGGGGTTGCCGCGCGTTTACAACCGTAATCACGATTACGGCGGCAATTTCGGCGGGCCGTTGGTGCCCTTTGGCCGACTGAAAGAGAAGCTCTTCTTCTTTGCCAATTTCGAGCGCAACTATGCGCCGATCACCACCGCCCGCACGGTCACCGTGCTGACGCCGGACGCCCAGAAAGGCAATTACACTTACGTTGTCAGCGGCACGACCAACCAATTGCGCACAGTCAATGTGCTGGATTTGGCCGCCGCGCGCGGATTGCGCACGACGCTTGATCCGGTCGCGCAATCCATTCTCAACATCAACAATCAGATTCCGAAATATGCGAACGCGATTGCGGATACTGACCTCAATCGTGACACCTACACTTGGAACGCCGAGAATAACAATTACGCCTATTTTCCCGCCACACGCCTGGATTACTTCGTCACGCCCAAACAGCAAGTGACCTTTACCTGGAATTACCGGCATAACTGGCAGGCGGGCGAACGTCGCTTGCCCATTCCGGATATTCAAAGAACCAACCCGTTTCGCCTGGGTTACTTTGTTTACGCCGGGGCGCTGCAATCCACGTTTACGCCGCAAACCTTCAACGAATTCCGCTATGGCGTGCAGCACAGCGGCGACACCAATGCGCGCGACGAATACGGGCCGTATTACACCTTCAGCAATAAACCGTTGCGCATCGGCGCGACGCTGCCCTTTGGCCCCACCGTCCCGTTTATTGACCAGGGGAATACGACGGGCCGCCATTTCATCACCACGATGTATGACACCATGACGATGAATCGCGGCCAGCACACGATCACCGTGGGCGGCAGTTATCGCAAGACCACCTGGAATGACGTGGCCGTGATTTATCAGGTGCCGACATACGCCACCGGCACACCCAGTGGCGATCCGTTGGGGGTAGCCAATGCCTATACGACGACGACCCTGCCGGGCATCAACAACACCGAGTTGGCGAATCCGTTGGCGCTTTACAACCTGCTGACTGGGCGTGTGGCCTCGTCCAGCTTCACACGCGTCGTCAACCCCGAAACGCTGCAATACGACGGCAAGCAAGAGCAGAATTACACCTGGACGAATTCGGCGATGGGCGGTTTTTATGGGCAGGATCGCTGGCGCATCCGGCCCAGCCTGACCTTGAATTACGGCTTGCGGTGGGAGATTCAAGGCCCGATGAAAGACGGCAAAGGCATTGTGGCGGTGCCCGATTTGGCGAGCGTTTACGGGCCTTCGACCAAGCTCTTTACGCCGGGCGCGCTCAGCGGCAACAACAATCCGACGTTGGAAGCGGGCCGCCTGGCTTTCAAAACGGATTGGAAGAATTTCGCGCCGAACCTCGGCTTTGCCTGGAACCCCAACAAGACCGAGGGACTATTGGGCAAACTCTTCGGCGGCCAGAAAACCGTCTTACGTGGTTCCTATTCGATGATCGTTTATGACGAAGGCACGCAGTTCTTCGCGCAAAACCTGGGCACGAATGCGGGCAAGACCATCGCGGCTACGCAATTGATTCCGGGCACGCCGGGCGCTACCAATCTGCCTGCGTTTTATACGCTCAACGACATCGTCAACAATCCGCTGACCGTCAATGCGTTCGCCTTCGCGACGACCGAATACAAGAAGACCATCAATCAGGCCGATCAAACCTTCGCGCGCACGATTAGCGGCATTGATCCCAATCTGCGCGCGCCTTACACGGTCAATTGGTCGTTCGGCATCCAGCGCGAATTGTGGAAGAACAACGTGCTGGAGATTCGCTACGTCGGCAATCAATCCAAACTGGCCTGGCGCACCAGCAATCTGAATGAGGTGAACATCTTTGAGAACGGCTTCTTGAATGAGTTCAAGAATGCGCAGAAGAATCTGCAAATCAATCAAGCGGCGGGCGTCGCCAGTTTCCAAAACCTGAACCGCGCGGGCCAGGTGGCGCTGCCGATTTTCGACGCGGCCTTTGGCGCGCGGGGCGGCTTGGCGGCGATTGCCGCAGCGTCCGGCTATACCTCGACGGCCTTCATCACCAATTTGCAAAACGGCGAAGCGGGCGCGCTGGCGAACACGTTGGCGACGAGTCAAAATTATGTTTGCCGCATGTTCGGCAGCAGCTTCAGCCCCTGCGCGCGCGTGTTGCCGACGGCGAACACGCCAGGGCCTTATCCGATCAATTTCTTCCTGCTCAATCCCTTCGTCGCCGGACGCCTGAATTATGTGGATAACGGCGGCTGGCACAATTACAACGGTTTGCAGATTCAGTTCAAGCAACGGTTCGGGCAAAGCCTGAACTGGGCGACGAATTACACGTTCAGCAAGAGCCTGACCAACCTGGCTGCTGACAGTGCGAATCAGGGCCTCGATTACGTCACTTTGCGCGATCCCGGCCTGAGCCGCCGCTTGTCGCAATTCGATTTGCGCCACGTGATTCAAACCTACGGCACTTACGATTTGCCGATTGGTCGCGGACGCCTGATTCCGCTCAACAATCGCTTGCTTGATACGCTCGTCGGCGGTTGGACGTTAGGCTCGGTCTTCGTCTTCAATACTGGCGCGCCCATTCAGTTGAGTGGTGGCACATTCCAGACCGTCAATCAAAATGGCGGGGCATCACCTAGCGCTATGTTAAATGGTGTCCGGCTCGCCCCCGGCGTCACGCTGGAGCAGATTCAAAAGCTGTTCAACGCCGAACGCACCCGCTTGACGGGCCGCGCGGGCACAACGGATTTGCAACGGCTCGCAGTTGACGCCAGCCTGATCGGCCCTGATGGCCGTGCCAATCCGCAATACCTGCTGCCGAACACCACGCCCGGCGAATTCGGGCAGTTGCTGTTCCTGCGCGACAAGAACACCTTCCAATGGGACGCCTCGATCACGAAGACCTTCAAGATTGTCGAGAAGGTGCGCTTCGAATTGTTCGGCGGCCTCAACAACGTGCTGAATCATCCGCGTTGGGGCTTCCCCGACACGAACGTGTTCAGCACGACCTTCGGCGTTGTGGGCGCGCCGGGCGGCAACCGCTCGATCAATTTGCGCGGTACGCTCAGTTTCTAG
- a CDS encoding glycoside hydrolase family 127 protein, with amino-acid sequence MIRIAKFISAALLITALAQAQQIRNAVPDVARPLPLSAVRLTGGPLKVAQDLDADYLLKLEPDRMLAFYRKRAGLQAKAEPYGGWDGDGRNLTGHIAGHYLSGVSMMYAATGDARFKERVEYLVREMKEVQDKHGDGYLGALANGKEQFIEVSKGNIRSAGFDLNGLWSPWYVLHKTYAGLRDAYRYAGNRTALDLEIKFAAWAESIVGKLDDAQLQKMLNTEFGGMPEVLADLYVDTGDKRWLDLSHRFDHRAVLDPLARKEDILNGLHGNTQVPKIQGSLMRYAYTGDKRDGDAAQFFWEAVAKHHSFATGGHGKDEYFGPPDVLSDRIDGRTAETCNVYNMIKMSRKLFALHPDNQYAEFHERALFNHILGSIDNQDGRTCYMVPVGRGVQHEYADMFRSFTCCVGSGMESHALHGDGLYYESGDKLWVNLYAPSTAKWEAAGVDLTMDTAFPEGEAATLKLTLKAPKQFTLALRRPSWADAGFAVKLNGQPVKQLAQPGAYVELKRNWKSGDTVALTLPKKLRLEPLPDNPHVTAIMWGPLVLAGDLGPERARGRGPQAAGATQPLSIPSLVAADRQLNDWIKAVADKPGDFRTTGVGREQDVELVPFYRLHRRTYSIYFDLFTPAEWEKKAADLLAARERQRKLEAATLGFVQPGEMQPERDFNQQGEETQPVRTAGRAGRSAKKWFSFDLPVEPAHPLKLIATYHGEERATRTFEILVDGTRIGEQRIERHRPGSPTKSFFDVEYAVPAELVKDKQKVTVRFQAMGGNETAGVFGVRLVRAD; translated from the coding sequence ATGATACGCATCGCAAAGTTCATCAGCGCCGCGCTGCTCATCACGGCTCTTGCCCAAGCCCAACAAATCAGAAACGCCGTCCCCGATGTCGCGCGTCCGTTACCGCTGTCAGCCGTGCGCTTGACCGGCGGGCCGCTCAAAGTGGCGCAGGATTTGGATGCCGACTATCTGTTGAAACTCGAACCGGATCGGATGCTGGCGTTTTATCGCAAACGCGCGGGCTTGCAAGCCAAAGCCGAACCCTATGGCGGTTGGGACGGCGATGGCCGCAATCTGACGGGCCACATTGCCGGGCATTACCTTTCTGGCGTGAGCATGATGTACGCCGCGACGGGCGATGCGCGCTTCAAAGAGCGCGTTGAATATCTAGTCCGTGAAATGAAAGAAGTGCAGGACAAGCACGGCGACGGCTATCTGGGTGCGCTGGCGAACGGCAAGGAGCAGTTCATCGAAGTCTCGAAAGGCAATATCCGCTCGGCGGGGTTTGATCTGAATGGCCTGTGGTCGCCCTGGTACGTCTTGCATAAAACCTACGCCGGCTTGCGCGACGCCTATCGTTACGCGGGCAATCGCACGGCGCTCGATCTGGAAATCAAATTCGCCGCCTGGGCCGAAAGCATCGTCGGCAAGCTGGATGACGCCCAATTGCAGAAGATGCTCAACACCGAATTCGGCGGCATGCCCGAAGTGCTGGCTGACTTGTATGTCGACACCGGCGACAAGCGCTGGCTCGATCTTTCGCATCGCTTCGATCATCGCGCCGTGCTTGACCCGCTGGCGCGCAAAGAAGACATCCTGAACGGGCTGCACGGCAATACGCAGGTGCCGAAGATTCAAGGCTCGCTGATGCGCTACGCCTACACGGGCGATAAGCGCGACGGCGACGCGGCGCAGTTCTTTTGGGAAGCCGTCGCCAAGCATCACAGCTTCGCCACCGGCGGCCACGGCAAGGATGAATACTTCGGCCCGCCGGACGTGTTGAGCGACCGTATTGACGGGCGCACGGCGGAAACCTGCAACGTCTACAACATGATCAAAATGTCGCGGAAGCTCTTCGCTCTGCATCCCGACAACCAATACGCCGAATTCCACGAACGCGCGCTCTTCAATCACATTCTCGGTTCGATAGACAATCAGGACGGGCGGACGTGTTATATGGTGCCGGTCGGACGCGGCGTGCAACACGAATACGCCGACATGTTCCGCAGCTTCACCTGCTGTGTCGGTTCCGGCATGGAAAGCCACGCGCTGCACGGCGACGGCTTGTACTACGAATCGGGTGACAAGCTGTGGGTCAACCTTTACGCGCCCTCGACGGCGAAGTGGGAAGCGGCGGGCGTTGACCTGACGATGGACACGGCCTTTCCCGAAGGCGAGGCGGCCACGCTGAAACTGACGCTCAAAGCGCCTAAACAATTCACGCTCGCCTTGCGCCGACCGTCGTGGGCAGATGCGGGCTTCGCCGTCAAGCTCAACGGCCAACCCGTCAAGCAACTCGCCCAGCCGGGCGCGTATGTCGAACTCAAACGCAACTGGAAGAGTGGCGACACGGTGGCGCTGACGTTGCCGAAAAAGCTGCGCCTGGAACCGTTGCCAGATAACCCGCACGTGACGGCGATTATGTGGGGGCCGCTGGTGCTGGCCGGTGATCTAGGCCCCGAACGCGCGCGTGGCCGTGGCCCGCAAGCCGCTGGTGCAACGCAACCGCTCAGCATTCCCTCGTTGGTTGCCGCTGACCGTCAATTAAACGATTGGATCAAAGCCGTCGCCGATAAACCGGGCGATTTCCGCACCACTGGCGTCGGGCGCGAACAGGATGTCGAACTCGTGCCGTTTTATCGCCTGCATCGGCGCACCTATTCCATCTATTTCGATCTGTTCACGCCTGCCGAATGGGAAAAGAAGGCCGCCGACTTGCTCGCCGCCCGCGAACGCCAACGGAAGCTGGAAGCGGCGACACTGGGCTTCGTGCAACCCGGCGAAATGCAACCCGAACGCGACTTCAACCAACAGGGCGAAGAAACCCAACCCGTGCGCACCGCTGGCCGCGCCGGTCGCAGCGCCAAGAAATGGTTCTCCTTCGATCTGCCGGTTGAGCCGGCGCATCCGTTGAAACTGATTGCCACCTACCACGGCGAAGAGCGCGCCACGCGCACCTTCGAGATTTTGGTGGACGGCACGCGCATTGGCGAACAACGCATCGAACGCCATCGCCCCGGCAGCCCGACCAAGAGCTTTTTCGATGTTGAGTATGCTGTCCCGGCTGAGTTGGTGAAGGACAAACAAAAAGTCACGGTGCGCTTTCAGGCGATGGGGGGGAATGAAACGGCGGGGGTGTTTGGCGTCCGGCTGGTGCGCGCGGATTAG
- a CDS encoding type II toxin-antitoxin system VapC family toxin: MSLYVTDTNALIYYSTSQRHLSKRALAAFESAAQSQALIYIPAVALWEISNLERTGQINLGQPFRAWLAELLAQPGFEVAPLDAEIIAEARNYGFNNDIFDAAIIATAKIKDLPLITRDTAIIESGLVEICW, from the coding sequence ATGTCTTTGTATGTGACCGACACCAACGCGCTGATTTATTACTCGACCAGCCAACGCCACTTATCAAAACGCGCGCTGGCAGCGTTTGAGAGTGCGGCACAGAGCCAAGCCTTGATCTACATCCCAGCCGTGGCGCTTTGGGAAATATCGAATCTGGAAAGAACCGGGCAGATCAATTTAGGCCAGCCGTTTCGCGCGTGGTTGGCCGAATTGCTCGCCCAACCGGGTTTTGAAGTTGCTCCGTTGGACGCTGAAATTATCGCCGAGGCCAGGAACTATGGTTTCAACAATGACATTTTCGATGCGGCGATTATTGCCACGGCCAAAATCAAAGACTTGCCGCTCATCACGCGCGATACGGCCATCATTGAGTCAGGCTTGGTCGAAATTTGTTGGTAG